A part of Miscanthus floridulus cultivar M001 chromosome 6, ASM1932011v1, whole genome shotgun sequence genomic DNA contains:
- the LOC136461893 gene encoding gallate 1-beta-glucosyltransferase-like, with the protein MSSSPMPHVLLVSAPLQGHVNPLLVLGRHLASRGLLVTFTTAPHAGLKFGHGDGATIDVGRGTIRFEHLKGGDLWAPDDPRYHDPTGGVMRHIEEAAPPVLAELIRRQSEAGRPVSCVVANSFAPWATRVASGMGVPHAMLWTESCAVLSLFYHYFHSLADFPSREAGPGATVAVPGLPPLAAGDLPALIHAPEEFLWHQVLIADIRSLRETVTWVLVNTFDELERPTIEALRPHLPVIPVGPLCSGTENHGSGQDDDDDDDCVAWLDAQPPRSVVFVAFGSLLQISRDEMSELADGLAATGRPFLLVVRDDNRELLPDGDHCLAAATGSDSRGKVVAWCDQVRVLSHGAVGCFVTHCGWNSTVEALASGVPVVTYPAWADQPTNAKFLADVYGVGVRLPKPMTRDALRRCIEKVMGGPEAVAVRARSAKWKAEATAALSTGGSLEKGIQDFVAAILSIRAATV; encoded by the coding sequence ATGTCGTCGTCTCCTATGCCCCACGTCCTCCTGGTCTCCGCTCCTCTGCAAGGCCATGTCAACCCTCTCCTTGTTCTGGGCCGGCACCTCGCCTCCAGAGGCCTTCTCGTCACGTTTACCACCGCCCCCCATGCCGGCCTCAAGTTTGGGCACGGTGACGGCGCGACCATCGACGTCGGGCGCGGCACGATCCGGTTCGAGCACCTGAAGGGCGGCGACCTGTGGGCCCCGGACGACCCCCGGTACCACGACCCGACCGGCGGCGTGATGCGCCACATCGAGGAAGCCGCGCCTCCGGTCCTCGCGGAGCTTATCCGGCGGCAGTCCGAAGCCGGCCGGCCGGTGTCGTGTGTCGTGGCCAACTCGTTCGCCCCGTGGGCGACCCGCGTCGCCAGCGGCATGGGCGTCCCGCACGCCATGCTCTGGACGGAGTCCTGCGCCGTCCTCTCACTGTTCTACCACTACTTCCACTCGCTCGCGGACTTCCCGTCGCGCGAAGCCGGACCAGGCGCGACGGTCGCCGTCCCCGGGCTGCCACCGCTGGCCGCCGGCGATCTGCCCGCCCTGATCCACGCTCCCGAGGAGTTCCTCTGGCACCAAGTGCTCATCGCGGACATCCGCAGCCTCCGCGAGACGGTGACGTGGGTCCTCGTCAACACCTTCGACGAGCTCGAGCGCCCGACCATCGAAGCGCTCCGTCCGCATCTGCCTGTCATACCAGTCGGTCCCCTCTGCAGCGGGACAGAGAACCACGGTAGTGgccaagacgacgacgacgacgacgactgtgTGGCATGGCTCGACGCGCAGCCGCCGCGGTCAGTGGTGTTCGTGGCGTTCGGGAGCCTCCTGCAGATCAGCCGCGACGAGATGAGCGAGCTGGCGGATGGCCTGGCGGCCACGGGGCGGCCGTTCCTGCTGGTGGTGCGCGACGACAACCGGGAGCTCCTCCCCGACGGCGACCACTGCCTCGCCGCGGCGACCGGCAGCGACAGCAGAGGCAAGGTGGTGGCGTGGTGCGATCAGGTGCGCGTGCTCTCGCACGGCGCCGTCGGCTGCTTCGTGACGCACTGCGGGTGGAACTCCACCGTGGAGGCGCTCGCGTCCGGCGTGCCGGTCGTCACGTACCCGGCCTGGGCCGACCAGCCTACCAACGCCAAGTTCTTGGCGGACGTGTACGGCGTTGGAGTCCGGCTCCCGAAGCCGATGACGCGTGACGCCCTGCGCCGCTGCATCGAGAAGGTGATGGGCGGGCCGGAGGCAGTGGCAGTGCGGGCAAGGTCCGCGAAATGGAAGGCCGAGGCGACCGCGGCGCTGTCCACCGGCGGGTCCTTGGAAAAGGGTATCCAAGACTTCGTCGCCGCTATACTGTCGATACGTGCTGCTACGGTTTAA